The Oryza sativa Japonica Group chromosome 11, ASM3414082v1 DNA window aaaaagtttttataaaagagttgagaaggaaaaatattaaaaaataatctaaagaatagaaaacaaacaaaattgaaaattaaaataagtacaacacattaaaaTAAGAACAAACAACCTCCTGTTACCTTGCCCTGATCAGGCCGGACATCACGTTCCCCATTAATTGCGATCGAGGAAGATAGACGGCGATGGCAGCGGCTCCGATCGAGGGGAGAATTGTTTCACGACGTTTATCTctccactttttttttgacaattatACCCTTGCACTTTTTTTTGACTATTATACCCTTgcactttttttaagaattacgTTGTACAACACAGATATTTACAACACAtgcgcactcacccctatgaatgcACACACACAAATCCtatccctatgagcatctttgaAGACTAAGCCGGCAAATCCTTGAGATGCACTCACCCCTAttaacgcacgcacgcaaattCTCCAATTATACCCTTGCACTTCGGAGGATTGTTTCATGGCGTTTATCTctccactttttttttgacaattatacccttgcacttttttttagaaatacgCAGTACAACCCAGACATacacaacgcacgcgcactcacctgtgtgaacgcacgcacgcacgcaaatcCTCCAATTATACCCTTGCACTTCGGAGGATTGTTTCACGGCGTTTATCTctccactttttttttgacaattatacccttgcacttttttttagaattacgcagtacaacgcagacattCACAACGCGCGCGCACTCACTTCTGTGAACGCACGCATGCAAATCCtatccctatgagcatcttcggaGACTAGGCCGGCAAATCCTTGAGaggcactcacccctatgaacgcacgcatGCACGCAAATCCtatccctatgagcatcttcgaagactgagCCGGCAAatccttgagattgacgaagtagAAATAGTTCTTAACCTTTCGATCAAATGGGATCAATGGTTCAGATTGCTCTCTACTACTAGTAGAGAGCACTGGAGTAGGTCTCGTTTTTTTAATCTTTCATAATGTGTTCTTCGAGCGGacaatatttctattttttttctcagcatTGCTTCTGAGCAATACTTTCAATCGTATCTTGTGTGGGGATGTATATTATAGTACATTTTGAATGTGTtggttgtatttttttcttgtgttaACAGCACAACTAGATTGCATCTGACTACTACTCAGTTCTAATGTATTCAgatggcatttttttttcttgaatgaGCCCGTCTATGGGgaagtatatatttttcttgtgaCAAAATATTTCTTACATTTTCAATGTAGTGCGTGCACTTTTTTCTTGTGAAAATGTGTATTAATGGTACAATTTGAATGCATGTCTATACAATTATGCAGTTCAAATGTATTTTGAGAGCAATTTTTTCTTGTGTGAGAAAACAATGTATTGCATTTTGAATGCATGTGCATACTACTGTGTATTTTAAATGTATTTGGACCTTTGTAGAGCATATTTTCTTGAGAAAGAAATATGTAATAAGAGCACAATTTGAATGCATTTGTATATTATTACAGTGCAGTCCAAATGTATCTATTgacaactttttgtgacaagtcgacaagcacgatcgcgacacctaaacgccttgcggtgatacggagtcgccaaccacctcgatctagccgaATGGCccaatcaagatgggttttatagaaaaatagctaaaccggctagtggagctgatttagagatcaaaattaGGCTGTAGgtcgatttagatcgatatgaggataactacccgtctcgtgggcaaaacagAAGGTTCTcaagacaaacctacaaagaggtgtcgcactctcgcagcggcggcggacgatttacagcgcaaatcgacaaagatagACTAAAACTTGGGTTAAATAGAAAACATGATAAAGAAtgattcaagtagattgtattcgggggattacaatgaaccggccttgtcccttaaataggggttggtcttgtcctctacaggcccttctccacatCCAACTCGGGATATAGACCAAAGGAAACACGGAACATAGCCTTctcgagcaaggaaacccgagacctgACAAAAACAGACTCGGATTCGGACCgtgacggtctgaccgcccacatacttgcggtctgaccggccctgtgaaggaaacccgacactttccaaacttttgcaattttcctctatttcatccataggtgccaaattttggtGTAAACAGTATTATGGAAGTATTTTTTCCTGTAAGAAATATAATGTATTGCATTTTGAATGCATCTTTACTGCATTTTAAGAGTACCTTTTTCTTCCGAAAGAAATATGCAATTAGAATCAATTTGATTGCATGTGTAACTACATTAGAgtttaaatatgtaattaagATGTTTTTCTCGTCAATAATGTGCAAAGAGCATTTTCGTATGCATCTATGTTTTGCTCCGTGGAGAAGGCCATGGCAGAGCCCcgggggttgggggggggggagggcaGGCATGGGGGATGGGTCGTGGTGGTggctgcggccgccgccaccgacccaCCCGTCCGGAGGGCGTTCCTGTGCCGGAAGAACCGTTatgccggcctcgtcgtcactgGTCCCGTTCGTGTGCCCGTGCCATCTTCGTGCCACGTCAATGTGTTCGTGTGTTTTTGTGTGTTTGTGCCATGAAGTTCTCGGCGATCAATTCATGTCGTCTGCATGAGCATCATCTATCGATTCAGGTCATCGCCATATCGCAATTGTGTTTCTGTGTGTCTCGGGTGGTTGTTGGTTGTTGCATGGGGATGTCGAGCAATAGCCACCATTGGTCGACACCCTTTGCCGTCATGCCGTCAGCGCCCCGTCTCTATGTGCGTCTTCCGCCACTTGCGAGCACACAAGCGCCGCCTTTTTTAGTTATTCTTTGGATATTATAGGTGCCACTATTGATTGAGAACCGCACCTATAGATCAGTTATTGGTtgagaaccggcacctataatatctataggtgccggttctaaagCCGACATCTATGCTCAGTTAGAAAACCAACACCTATTATCGGTTCCTAACCGATACCTATGGGTTCTCTAGCAGTGTACATaatacataaataaataaataataaatagatagatatcatacataaataaataataaatagatACATATCAAAAATGGCAAAGTGCACaaactatttttaattctaacaGTACCAACATCCTAATCCTAAATGAAAATTGCAGAATGGGCTATATAGTTAAATATAAATTCATAGCTAAAATAGCTACTTTGGCCCAAAACAACCCAAGAAGTGCTTGCGAAACGCCTCCTTGAGGCTCTGCCGGGTGCTGCTCTTGCATGGCTCATCGTCATTGTCGACGCTGCATTTGCAGATCATCATCAGGCCATCTAGGTCATCCGGCCCGAGCTCCGTCGACATCGTCGCTGCCGCTGCGGCCTCCtcaacgacggcgacgtcgcAGTGGATGGTGAACTCGTCGTCGGTGCAGAACCACTGCCTCGCCAGGACGTCGTGGCGGATGAACGTGAAGCAGCGGTACTCCGCCTTCCTGGTGCCGTGGAACGACGTCGCGTAGCACCTCACCTCGTTCGTCGGAGGCACGTACGGCTGCAGATTGACCATGCGGAACCGGACGTTGGTTCGGAtgccgccagcggcggcggcggtgccggagtCGGCGGCGTGGAGCTTGAGGCACACGGTGGAGTAGCCGTTGCCCGAATATTTGCTCGCGTTGAGGTGGAAGAAGAAGCTCCAGGTGTGACCTGCGACGTGGAACTTGGACGACTCGATGTTGTATTTGCTGCTTTGGTGAGATTTCTTGATCGCGTTGCGGACCTTGATCTTGAGAAGGTTGCAACCAGTGGCGGCCGCCGACGTAGAGGTGGCCGTCGACGCGGTGACGACGTCcttcgtcggcgacgacgacatggcAAGCTAACTAGCAGCtacctggtggtggtggtggtggtggtggtggtggtcgacgGCGAGATCAATCGGGGACGAAGAACTCGATGCAGGGTTAACGTTGGTTAAATAGATTAGGAGAGGTAATTAACCACACGTTTGACGGACGTACGCGCAGCTATAATCCGTATATAGTTTTGTTCCGATCATGCATATAGCATAGAAGAAAAGCCAGGGTAAATATGTCTCGTTctcaaaaagaaattataaGTTTGTCCTTATTAACTTCGAATTCGATAAAGCAGCTGTTACTGGGATACATACGGATCAGTTAATATTATGCAACACAAGTTACCACAGCTATTAGGTtagttaattattaaaaaatataggtCAGTTAATTTTAGTTTGGTTCAGATCGGATACAAACAGTTACGTCAAGAGACTGGAAAGTATCAGGTTGTTACGGTAGATACAGGAAAGTATCAGGTTGTTACGGTAGATAGGAATAGTTTTCATCTACATTTAATTTCAAAAATTACTTTCTCATTTACTCTTATATATATTCTAACTCAATTCAATTAAATCTATTATTATTTACAGTAGTCCCTATTTAATTCAACATCGTAAGAGAGTACTAAACActgatatataaaaaaaaacattttcacaGACAAATCAAAATCTAGTATTCACAGCAATATCTCTTCTACCTAATTCAACACGGTACAATAGTAATACTCACTATTAGAAAACATATGTTGCAAACGggcaaaattgatttttccaggTTGTCATCCACCCTGCCTGCACATAAAGGCTTGTGAAAATGCACGGATTTTACAGGTAGCCATTGGCTCCACCTGCGAAATTGATTTTCGCAGCCGGCCTTTCCATCTTTGCAAGCGGTACAGTCGAAACCGCTAAAAAACGATCAGTTGCATGCCTCCCCTCCCACACGGCGCGGCCACGTGGCACgcaccgggggggggggggggacggtGGAACGGCGTGGGAGCGTCACGTGGGGCGCATTTTCTTGGTtctttttcggtttttttttcgtttttttggtttttcccttgatttcttttggtttttaacatatacgtatataaattttgtattcatacgaatacaaagtttgtatacgtacgaatacaaagtttgtatacatggtGTTTTATGTGTTTTTCTTTGCTTTTCGGTTTATTAAATATGTTTGTATTTATGTATACATAGTTTATATACGACTATGTCGTATATAAATTTAGTATATGTCGTATATAAATTTTGCATAtgcacatatatttttatacatataaaatatattcttcttttttatagtagtagtatattagtAGCAGTAGTGTAGTAGTAAGTCCTACTAGTAGTAGCCTAGTAGGTGACCGAGTAGGCGGCTGGGTGTGCGCCCAGCCGCACATTAGCAGTCCCCCGGTTCAATCACCCGCCTGTGAAAATATACTCCATGAACAAATTAAAGGAAATCCCCCGCCACCTCTCCCACCCCCACCTACTGTTGACCCTCCTTTTAtgcccgcgccgctgccgtcgccataGCCTGCTGCCCGGCACCACTCTGCCATCACCTATTGTGGAAGGAGAGGGAAGGGAGGGGAACCAGATCTTGGAGGTAGGAGGGTcgcaccggccgccgccaccatcgctcCCCTCCTCTGACCGGATCTAGGAGcaggaagggagggagagggggaggggagcgccGCCTATGCGCCGCCACTGTCACTCCCTCCAAGACGCCTCCATCGCCGCTTGCGGTGGCCgtcgctccccctcctccggccagatctaggagctgggaggaagggaggagagcgTCGTCTCTGGCGCCTCCACGCTGCTACCACCGCTGGCGTCCTTTGCTGCCCTGGTTTGaagtgggagggagggaggggagccgcctgCTGAGAAGGGTGGTGGGTGaggtgagggagagggaaggaaaGCTGGGAGGGGAGAGAACTTGCGGAAATTACTGGGGCTTGGTAGGTGGTGATGTTTACGAGGTATAAGCTTTTCGTAGGTGGAACATATTAAGGTCTTGcctatgaaaattgattttcacaggCATGGCCTTAAGAGGTCTACCTGTGAAAATTAAggatatttttgtaggcggagCTCTTTTGACCATGCGATTTAAACAGGCATGACTAGATTTGGTATCtttaactatttttacaaatggtGATTTTATTGTTCGTCTGGAAAAATAAATCGTAACCTTGGgaaaaattgtttttctactgGTGAGTGATACAGAAAACATTCGCACAGACAGTCGGTAACTCTGATGAACCTTTTGTAAACCGCCTGCTGCCTTGCTCAAGGCAGGTAAAAGTCGGTTATTTATAcagatggattctgtaattgGCCACGAAAATGCAGGTAAAAGTCGGTTATTTATACTAAtggataatatatatttttacttcAATTTGcgacaaaaaatatttcacagcTTGTATTGGAACACAATTGTCCAAAGTTGTCCCTAGGCAAACCTCGTCTGATAACTCATCCTCCACGATTTGACAATGTTGGCTCGGTGTTACCTTTCTCAACAATTGTCATGATCTTGTAAGTCTTCCACTACTGCAGAAATCATCTTTGGTCGATTGGCCAAATTCtataatagtcccggttccattaaaaaccgggactaaaaaggatttttagtcccgggttaTAAGAGCAACGGGactatttgatctttagtcccggttagtaacagtCCCAGTTCACATTGTGTCAGGGATTGTCAGGCTCTTCGGATCTttatcccggttggtgttactaatcgggactaaagatcttgtGGATCTTTTCACCCGgtttgtaacaccaaccgggactaaagttagcttcctttatatatgtctttttcctcctccagcccgagccaagcttcaaaatttcttcttgAGGAGGGAAGGTGCTGCCAAAAATTTattgtgaatttattttgatgattatatacaaattggAGGTGTCtaaaaaggttagcaacttcatcctccaaagtttttttatcatattaCATTTAGATATTTGTTTTGTATATATTACTGCCTCTAAAACTTTGATCGAAGTTGATgagggagaaaatttgtgtaGGGAGGGAAgaatatagaaattttgtttatttacaattttataaaaagtttttataaaagagttgagaaggaaaaaatattaaaaattaatctaaagaatagaaaacaaactaaattgaaaattaaaataagtacaacacattaaaaTAAGAACAAACAACCTCTCGTTACCTTGCCCCAATCAGGCCGGACATCACGTTCCCCATTAATTGCGATCGAGGAGGAAGCAAGATGGTGATGGCAGCGGCTCCAATCGAGGGGAGGATTGTTTCACGACGTTTATCTCTCCActcttttttttgacaattatACCCTTGTACTTTTTTTGACTATTATATccttgcactttttttttaagaattacgCAGTACAACGCAGATATTTACAAGGCACGCGcgctcacccctatgaacacacgcacgcaaatcCTTTCCCTATCAGCATCTTTGAAAACTGAGCCGGCAAATCCTTGAGAtgcactcacccctataaacgcACGCATGCTAATCCTCCAATTATACCCTTGCACTTCGGAGGATTGTTTCACAGCGTTTATCTCTCcacttttttttgacaattataccctttcaattttttttagaattacgcAGTACAACACAGACATTCACAACGCACgtgcactcacccctatgaacacacgcatGCAAATCCtatccctatgagcatcttcggaGACTGAGCTGGGAAATCCTGGAGTTGCACTCACCCCTGTAAACGCACGCACACAAATCCtatccctatgagcatcttcaaaGACTGAGGCAGCAAATcgttgagattgacgaagtcacgaTAGACGCCTcgttgtcgacgggtacgtcgcctaccactgataTCACAACGCCATTAAATCTTGGAAAATTTGCTCCCACAGAGAGTCGAACCCAGGATCTAAGGTGCTAGCTACAGGTCTTTACGCACCTTTGCACATTTCTACAATTCTACTACTGCTAAATAAGATAGTAGTAGAAATAGTTCTTAACCTTTCGATCAAATGGGATCAATGGTTCAGATTGCTCTCTACTACTGatatgaccatggctactacggatacaaccattgttcacatcatggatgaacaagaagatatcaaaatcaagtcctccaagtgctgaaATCCAATTCGGTCACCTGCTatactgctgacttcaaatAGCCGTCAAATCTCCATTCGagctccgttttcggcccgtgagtacttgatgaaAGATCTCgaagtcctctttccaacggatccagcctcattgtGATAATCCATCTCAATGAGCCGTAATTGAAGAAACAAGGGGCTGCATTgtctgtaatgggcctatgggcctATAACTTcctctgggaccccggcccaagtggggcccaaggGGGGCTGCGCCCCAAACAGAGGGAGGACGCCCTTCTGACCTCCTCCATCCCTTAAATAGCTAGTAACCTCTCCAGGGTTAgtcgggttttgatagattaaagtttagccattgctacttgcttgcagcgcgcgtgtcggctagaccgtccgtctgcttgttcttcggaaccccaacttatcatttgtattaaattcctatgtgcaatatcagattgcttttatcttgttcttgcttgtttcttcgatttgcttgtaggaatagggttgatctgcactgGCAAGATCAaaaacccacggagaggtgtatcgatcgctaaggcgcaacacaacgtctcgtacggttgtagtcggatcgtcaatgtttctcccaaatcgtagttatcacaactcaccgaaagatcgggccaatcCTAGCCTTGAGtagaactcagggttcatcaggtggtatcagagctttcgttgctcggtgagttttatctacccataaccagaaaattgccatacaaaaaaattgtatcctgtacctagccatattgtgcgaTTGCATTGTTTttatcagtttttgctttgttgagttttgTGTTACATCGTCGAGTCGAGTTGCTGGTGTCAgtgtctagttcgtttagagtttcgagttctggtcatgttttgtaccacagtcgtcgtcgcctccgtgtatctgttgtcgtcgggacctacgaaaacggaatcggctcgctgccacgattctatttttgtagttttcaaaaGTTTTTATCGGTTGGTTTTGGAGTTGTTGAGTTGCATCTTGGGTTTGCTGACTGCCGTGCTTctgttttggccgtgcctgtgttgtgcacgagaggaggaaggtgaattaccatatctgattttggaagtagtcaagtttgttttggaaagatatagtagattggattggttaaaaatcagtttcctttttatcccataaaTCAAATCCTAATTatcggctgccatccactccacctcctggctgactcccactcgcccctttggccgagtccgactccctccctccctttcacGGTTCTGAGTtgtcaaacaccttggtgaatttttgtttggtgtcggtttcgagttctgtttggaaaaacggaaccggcataaattcagcattccatttttgtataattttaattttgggtttagacttttacatttgagtccctgtaaattttataattacgtttgagtccctgtaaccttacattgaggtccttgaatctgtttttggaaaaaaaataaaaaaaagaaagaaaaaaaaaaggcagaaaggtgcataaaaaaaagcaaagaaaagccgcaccctaaaaaaagaaaagaaaaggaaaaggaaaggaaagaaaaaaaaaagaaagaagaaagaaagaaaagagaaaatattgttatgtttgagctgaacttcatatatcagagttgtgtataagttgttcctagtgctatcttatggtatcgtttgtgtctaggctcgcgtctctagtacgttctagcctaggaccagcacggtgcttgactttgaacaattattcaactttgcattctttATTcctttgctattcctttgctattcctttgctatatatttaagcctacccagagctccatagatttgattgcagccgtacagcaagtgtttgccaaggcatcgatacatccaacctccattggggtgcttggttgagtcggtgtatgtcaccattccgcttgcatTGGTAAAATCCtataagagcttggttaaaagcttgagtgtgtgtgatttttgaactgccactacctagtagttaataggaacgcacatatttttgtgtatgtttcttgtttgctactaaccatggcaggattgcgcaCGGGGAAACGAGATGATCATGCTCAACATCAACATCATCACCATCAACGAGATATAGCGACTTCTTCACGCATCACATATGAGGTACATGGTAATGATCTTGCAAGGGTAGAATCTAAATTGCCAGTTTTTGATGGTAAGTATGATTCTGCCGCTTAcgttaattgggagctagcagtagacaaacaatttgatgagtatgatttttctaatgctcaaatgattaaggctgctagtaataagtgtaccggttctgcatctttttggtggcatactgTGGGAAATAAGCTTGAcacttgggatgaatgcaaaatacTGATGAGAAAAAGATTTGTGTTTTCATACTATAGACATGCTCTCTTTGAGAAATTTgaacatctaaaacaaggtgacaaaactgttagggagtactttcatgattttaaaatttgtatcacttatagtggtt harbors:
- the LOC107275564 gene encoding uncharacterized protein codes for the protein MSSSPTKDVVTASTATSTSAAATGCNLLKIKVRNAIKKSHQSSKYNIESSKFHVAGHTWSFFFHLNASKYSGNGYSTVCLKLHAADSGTAAAAGGIRTNVRFRMVNLQPYVPPTNEVRCYATSFHGTRKAEYRCFTFIRHDVLARQWFCTDDEFTIHCDVAVVEEAAAAATMSTELGPDDLDGLMMICKCSVDNDDEPCKSSTRQSLKEAFRKHFLGCFGPK